CTGAGTCTCAGAAGCTGTTCAATATCGCACAAGAACTCCTCCATACAGAGGAAGCTTATGTTAAAAGACTCAACCTGCTAGATCAGgtaaatctcacacacacacacacacacacacacacacacacaccgcttcACACTGTTTCCTGTTTCAGACGTCTTACTTCATTACAGTACTTGGGTAATGTCTTGCTTCTATCCCAAGTacatttttaccaaaaagtccTGTGGCTTTGGTTAGAGACTTGTATTTCGGCAGACTTGTAGAGAATTTCACTTAACCATTTTGACGCATAGTGTGTCACAAGTGGAGCGAATCTAAAATGGGCTGGTCTAAGCTTTTTGACTAGAGAGTAACGAGTTTAAACCAGAGAATTTAAGATGTAATAAGTTTAAACCAGAGTAAGATATAATAACAACaacgataataataatgatgataataatcatcataGAAAAAAGGTCATTAGAGTTCAAATCTTAATCACAGCAGCCAACAGGAGGAATCTCAAACACATGAATGATTTACCAGGCCAAATATACTTAAAATATACATCATTTCTAACAAAATGGGTTTCCGGAGAAATAACTCTTGTAGTTAACAAGACACGAGGGTTAAAGATGTGACTTCATTAACTACTATTTTAAGGAGAGTACCGAAAGGTTACagaaatctctctctccctctctccctctctctctctctctattataGGTGTTCTGTACTAAGTTGACAGAGGCAGGTATTCCCACAGATGTGATTAATGGGATCTTCTCAAATATCTCCTCCATCTACCGCTTCCACCATCAGTTCCTGCTGCCGGAGCTACAGACACGGATTAATCAAGAGTGGTGAGAATTCTTCATTTCTGTCACGTCGTACATCTTTTTTCACCTATTATATGTGAAAGGAACAATGGAAGTTTTACATcccttttttaacattttatttatagtgtATAGCTCATTAGTCTAGAccaggaacaaaaataaaataaaaacccgATAAGTGATCATTAGCATATTCCTAAGTGCGAGCAAGTTTCCGTTGTTCACTTCGAGTGTGATGCATTTTTACCAGCTGATGAGATTCTTGAAAATGTTTCTTGCTGTTGGTTGTTACTTGTTCTAAATAAACAGATTATAGGTAAATTCAGTGGCTGTCTTTGACAGAAAAAAGTCTGcacgtactgtacatataagTGGTTATGCAAATTTAAGTGTAATGTGGAAGCTGATGACTTCTTGCCCTTCCCTTTGATGCTGAAGAtgtacttggtgtgtgtgtgtgtgtgtatgtgtgagagagtctGTCAGGAAGTATGACTTTTCCAACACAAAAAGTTGAGTAGATGTGATTAGATGtgccaatatacagtatgtatatgtgtCTGGTCTGACTGTCCTACAGGAACACAACTCCACGTATAGGTGATATCCTGCAGAAGTTGGCGCCGTTTATGAAGATGTATGGGGAATATGTCAAAAACTTTGACCCTGCAATGGATTTGGTCAACACATGGATCCAGAGGTCGACCCATTTCAAAAGTGTGGTTCAGAACATCCAGGtcagagacagagtgtgtgtgtgtgtatgtgtgtcattTTGTGATATGGAAAATGCATCCATATAAGGATCATCAAAGCGTTCAGGAATTTCCAGTTACATGAAGTGAACCTACTGTAATAAGCAAGTCTcagttttaccttttttttttttagatttaaaagttAAAGCCATACTAGGTTGCTCATTTGATCACTTTGGCcttatgctttttatttatttatttatttattttattagaataGGGTTGCTAGGTGTATAAGATGAACACTTTGCCTGAGACTGTAAGAGGAAAAAGCACTTTTTATCTAGTTGACGAATACTCAGCtgttttatctgtgtgtgtgtgtgtgtgtttgtgggcaTGCAGAAACAGGATGTATGTGGTAACTTGACATTGCAACATCACATGCTGGAGCCGGTGCAGCGTATTCCTCGTTACGAGCTCCTCCTTAAAGACTACTTAAAGAAACTGCCCAGCGAAGCACAAGATAGGAAAGATGCAGAGAGTAGGTTGACACCTCACTAACACCTTTGCATTCATGTACAACACACGTGTCCTGAACCTTTGCTGCATGACTGTGTATATTTGTaagtgtgatatatatatatatatatatatatatatatatatatatatatatatatgactgaTTTCAAaacttctctcttcctcttcctttCATCGCGTTCCCTTTAAATTGCACTGCAGAcgtatctatatactgtaattgtcCCATATTACATCCTGCATAGGATAAAAGATAGATTTTGACTCCACCGTATGTAATGATGATACAGTTCCTCATCATATGGTATGTAAATAAAGTGGAGCTTGGAGTAAATTAGCCTAATAACTTCCATTTAAATGGTATTTCCATTCCAGTATTTATAATGCCTAAGCATTAACAAATCTAGACTATACTGAAATGATGCATTGAAGATGATGCATTAAATGACCAATAATCTACATGATACATTTTAGGTATGGATGCTCATCCAGTTTTCTTAATTTGAATAGGTAAATGCCCCTAGAATTACTTCTGGTAATCTCAAATGGACCATAACAGTCACCATTGATGTttcgtactgtactgtatcttgTGTTTGTCTCCGAGTGTCCACCACCAGGCCTTCTAGTGCTGTTAAACCCGTCCTCATCCTATATGTTTCTAAACTTAAACCAtgcagtaaatgtttttttttagtgtgtacgtgtgtgtttttgtgtgtatctATGTGCATGCTGtaactatttatatttatatttctttcagAGGCTCTGGATTTGATCTCCACGGCAGCTAACCATTCTAATGCTGCTATTAAGAAGATGGTAAGTGTAGCTGTTTCTTCCCCTAACAACGTCAAACTTGCTGTCAGACAGGATGCACTGTTTCCACTTCCTGTCTGTGTTCACTGATAATAGCCTCATAggcaaatgtgttttctttcacGGCCTCACTTCTTTGGACTTGTTGTTATTGTGGTTGTGTTTCTTGTCTTACACTGGTGCTATggtctaattttattttataataaatcgtaaattttgctttgataaaaaaaaaatatatatattaatcacataattaattagctaattatcTGTTCTTTAAATATTGTCAAGCAAAACTGAATAGGAACAGATGAAATAATGAAACGTGtatattttgcttgtttttctgGTACAAGGCATGGCGATGATCGAATATTTCGTTTTCTGGCCGAAGGATTATATGTCATTGTGTCtaagtgaggggaaaaaaaggaagtatgGTACAGTACTAAAAGACTtgtaatgtttgtgtgcatCATTAGGAGAAGATGAATAAGCTGCTGGAGGTGTATGAACGATTGGGTGGGGAGGAAGACATCGTAAATCCAGCGAATGAACTTATCAAAGAGGGTCATATAAAGAAGATGTCTGCCAAAAACGGCACAGCCCAAGACCGATACCTCTACCTGGTGAGTCTTAATACATGAGTCACCCTTCATCACCTCGTAATCATGATTCTCCAGAGACAGATCCAGAATTCCCACTCTGACTActgcgttaaaaaaaaaaaaaaaaacatttctaaacatGTGTATCAGGAAAATATCCCTTAAAAGTCATGCATGGTTTTAAttgtctgcatgttctctctccTCACAGTTTAATAACATGTTGCTGTATTGCGTGCCCAAGTTGCGACTGATGGGACAGAAGTTTAGCGTCCGAGAGAGAATTGACATAGCAGGCATGGAGGTATGAAAGTGTGACGTAGTGTTTAAGTTATTGTTCGTTacagctacatactgtatgaaagaaagaatgctgagaACTGAACAATTGTGACCTTTCCAGGTTCAGGAGAATGTAAAACAGAACACGGCTCACACGTTTGCCATCATCGGCAAGCAGCGCTCTCTCGAGTTGCAGgccaggtgtgtgtttgtgtgtctgtacaCGTTTGTGCATGAATATCGGAGTGTGGGTGCATTTTAATTACAGTTCTTTCTCTTATTTACAGAAATGCTGAAGAAAAGCAGGAATGGATCCAGGTAAGATGTTCGAGAACTAAATCCATCTAAacataaaactgaaataaaacttgCTCAGTGCAAGCTGTACACCATTCTCTCATTTAAATtccttttgctgtttttttttatttttattacatttattcttGTATATCTTGCATAGACAATAAGCATACGGATTTAAACCAGGAAACTTTgtattgcattttatatataaaatgaatctCAGCCTTGCATGTCTCTCTGTATGCACGTGTTCTTCTTTCTTAGGTCATCTTGGCCACAGTAGATAAGCAAAAACAGAACAGTGAGACATTTAATAAAGCCTTCAGCAGCTCCTTATCCCGTGATGATGAGCACGCTCCTGATTCACCGGTACAGTCttcttttagttcttttttCTTCGTTTCTTCAGAGAGCGATTGTCTGTGTTCGTGTTTTCTTGTTAGTGTATTTCTTACTTACCTTTACCTTCATCCATAATTCAATTGATCCGCTTTCTATAGTATTGGAGGTtcagctgattaaaaaaaataataataaattatatacactAAAACAATCTAAATCTAATCTGGCATTCTAATATCTTTAGGTATTTAGAGTTTAACTCTGATtgtcattttccttttaataaattgttaaataaaagctTACATATTATacgctctcttttttttttaaagaattaagtaAAACAAGTTAATATAAGTCAAAGAAGTTTTCAAAACGTTGGGCATGGGTGGATCAGTGGTAGGCTCCTCaccatctggtgtaaaagttgGTTGGGTATCAGATGGTCTGCCGTAGTGACCCATCAACAGAAACAGCTGAAACTTCAAAATGTCTGTTAAATTCCCAGCTTAAATACAGCTCAGATTACGCGTTCAGTCTACCCATGTGACTTAGTACATTtgaaaaagtatattttaattaaagttccctttaatttgcatgtctttgccaACTTCTCCTTAGACAAGTTCCAATCACGATGCAGATATTATTCTAATAAGGACTGATTATTACTTCATTTAGTGTATTGCTGCATTAATCTGATGTTTTTTGCCTCCAAACAGAGCACATGGAGTAATACGTCTCTAGATTTAGAAGGAGGTGTGAATGAAAGGGTGAGTAGAtgttagtctctctctctttctctctctcttttttttttcttttccttttcttgtgTACCATTGTGTGTCATTTGCATGCTTTAAACATGAgcgtgcatgtgcgtgtgtctTGTGTTTAGAGGAGTTCGAAGAAGCGAGATAAGGAAAAGGAGACTTGTAAGGGCTGCAATGAGACTTTTCACTTCACTAAACGCAAACACCACTGCAAGAACTGTGGCGCGGTAAGTGGCAGCGCTAAGTGGATTTGTGTCGTATGTGCATGTGGGGCAGAGTTTGTCAGTCAGTTAGCTTCTTGAGTTGCTGTATATTCACTAGGTATTATGTGTATTCGGGCTTTGATTGAAAGATATTCCTGCCAGTCCGAATAATATTCAATTTGCTGTAAACAATTTCAAGTCAAAAATCATTGTTTAATTGCTTTctgcattattatatatttatgattAATGATGTAGCTATACAGCTAAAATTCGGCAATATGTCCATAGCTATACAATGCATCAGCTGGGTGTGTATATGCTGAGTAAGTGTGATTTTTGACCCTGATTTGTGAGCCTTTTTAACGTTCAAGTGTGATGATGACACGCTGACAAAAaattggtatatatatatactgtaaatttagACTTTCTAtgactttctttctcttttctacaTCTCTGCTGCACCCTGCAGGCCGTCTGTGGTAAATGCTCAAAGGTATCAGAGGTCAAGAATATCCGCATGTGTAAGCATTGTTTCGAAATCCTGCAAGGACCTGATGGGACACCAGGTGGCAGTGctgagcaaaagaaaaaaacagcagtggAGGTGAGAGTCATCAAACTCGAACTGCGTCATTTCTTGTAAATGTCTGCTTAACAGCTAATAGAAAATAGTACCAGTAGTTATTGTTTCAAAGTTACCTATACTTTCCCATGAATTCGAAATCATgagtaaatatgttttaaaaggtgtttttaaaaaaccaCCCACCAGTTTTCAGAAGTGCACTTTCATAAAACTACCACGCATAACATACTCCTTTTCCAGTCCACAAACAGCTACCTCACTCTTGGAATGAAACAATATGGTTAAAGGAAATCGATTATGAAAGTGCAGGATTTGAAAAACATGTTGAGGATTGAGGTTTATGTGGCCTAAATTTCTCAAAATATGCACACTGTATAGGTACGGTATGTGTAGTAATATTAATGATAGTTGTATTACTAGTAATATTGTTATACAGGCTTAATTATGCATACCTATGTATGACAACTGGGTTATTTTTGCTTTAGTAGCTATTCGATGCAAATACAAGTGCTTACTGCCTTTTGATCTAGTGCTAGCTTGCATTTAAAACAAGGTTTTAGGTTACACTTGGTGCTTATGTGGTCACGTGTTTCATACTGCagacatgttttttaattattgtttttgtgcCTAATCTCCTGTGGTGTTGCAGAAACAGCTCTCCTTGACAGATGACAGTTGTGTGCTATGCAGCCAGCTCCAGGTTCAAGAGAAAGGAAAGAACTGGACCAAGACCGTGGTGGCCATAACAAAAGCAGAGCCACTAATGCTTTACCTGCAGACTGGCAGCCAGGTAGTACAGTGTGTGATGGTGTTGCATGTCCCCTACTTTGGGAAGATTAAGGTCAGGTGGCTTGTCCAAGCCCTATCCTGGTCTCACCCTTTTGTTTCTGCAGCCGGAACGTATCCACAATGCTTCACTTTtcccacattttgtcatgttacagccttttccaaaatgaaataaatttcttattttcctcaaaattcaacaaacaataccccataatgacaacgtgaaagaagtttgtttgcaaatttataaaaaaaaaaaataataataataaaagtgtatTCACAGTCTGTGTTCAACATTTGTGTTAAAACACCTTTGTCACTAattacagcctcaagtcttttGAGTATAATGCTTGGTACACCCATGTTTGGGCAGTTTCTCCCAGTCTTCTTTGCAGGACTTTTCAAGACCTCTTTAGAGATGTTTAATCGGGTTCAAAtctgggctctggctgggccactcaAGGACATTCACGGAGTTGTCCCGTAGCCACCCCTTTGTTATCCTTgactgtgtgcttagggtcgttgtcctgttGAATGGTTGGTTGCAGGTTTTCATCAAGGATGTCTTTGTGCATTTATCTTACCCTCGATTCTGACTAGTCTCCTAGTTTCTGCCGCTGAAAAACATTCCTACAGCATTATGCTACCACCACCCTGCTTCACTGTATGAATGGTATTGGCCAGATGATGAGCGGTGCTTGGTTTTCACCAGAAATGACGCTTTGGCATTCAGGCCAGAGTGcaatgtttgtttcatttcattggTCTGAGGGTCCTTCAGGTGCATTTTGGCAAATTCCAGGTGGgctgtcatgtgccttttactgagGATTGGCTTCTGTCTGGTCactctacagtacatataggcctgattggtggagtgcTACACAGGTTTTCCTCTTTTCACAGAGAAACATTCTAGGAAGAGTGCCTGGTggttacagtactgtgcaaaagtctaggGCACATACAAAagtatggcataagcaaaagatgcttatgaaaaatttctgcataaaagaaacttatataaagagcaataaaaagtaataaaataaacagtcagtaTATGGAGTGAAAAcccattgcttaaaatcaggacttttagacacagatttgtgccgttttataagaaaacagctgttaggttttactgagtttgctggagaatataagttcttctggtaactttgtcacactcgttcttttctatttttatgcaaatcccaggagcgtacatctgaaaactggtctgtcttttactatattttttctttacagccaggcatatattctcctgtaatgttattcatttattaatttttaaggtatatatggaaatactaaatgattttaTACAGAATTATGCAGACATTATTAACATAATCTCAAGCTTTAATTTCATTGTACATGTGTATACTGACAATAAaggcattcattcatttattcattcattcataacaaaattggtacagcatatacagtaatatggtgcctaagacttttgcacagtactgtacttctTCCATTTACAGATGATAGAGGCCAGTGTTCACTTTGGGACCTTTAATGCTGCAGAAatctttctgtatccttcctcAGATCTGTGCCTCGATACAGTTCTGTCTTGGAGGTCTACAAACAAGTCATTGGACttcatggcttggtttgtgctctgacctGCACTCTGAACTGTGAaaccttactgtatatagaaacgTGTGTGCTTTTCCAAATAATGGCCAAACAACTGAATTTACCTAAACCAAGTTACCTAAGTAACCAAGTAGTAAAAACATCTTAGGGATGATTAGCGGAAACAAGACACACCTGAGCTCAATATTGAGTGTCATGGCCaagggtgtgaatacttatgtacatgtgatttctacatgttttattattaataaatttgcaaaggttttaaacaaacttttttcacattgtcattatggggtattgtttgtagaattttgagaaaaaataaaattaattcattttggaataaggctgttatgtgtaaaaaagtgaagtgctgtgaatactttGAGGAAGCACTGTAATACTTCACACTAACTGTAATACTTGTACAACCTTCCTGTATCAATATTCCCATTGGCTTTGAAGGACAAACTGCCCAAGCATTTTACAGATCAAGTGAATTtctgtttaattattaatttacacaATAGTGCTAGAAAGGAGTTTTTACTGCCATGTTAGTGTAAATCCCCGTTCCAGTCAAATCTCCAGTAGCATCCAGCAAACTTGCGAAATAATTGTTAGCATGGAATTCAATTGGAGATTTGGGGACTTGTTGATACAGAAATGCTTATCATCAATCGCAGTCATTGAAGAAAATTctgtaacaacaaaaaacagtaGTATCCTCTTTCAGGCAGGTTCATTAACCTCTCATTATTTTCTACTTCTGAGTTAATGCCCCAAGAGTAAATATGGGCTTTTTTAAACTTGCTGTCAATTTTATAGCCCTTTCCtgataaaaaaatcatgtttttccTCAATTTGATTGTGTATTCTGTCATTAGCATGATGAttgatgtgtaatgaaatatgACTCCTGTGTCATCTCAGTCATGTACAAAAATTGTCTGCACACATTGAAGTATATTACTCTAGggtatataaatgtatactgtTTGGGTTACTTTGTGCACAATTCGGTCAAAAACgatgatatacagtaagttgtcatgttattaaaaaataaataactaaataagcagtcacattaagattttttttgaaGAACTTGTTGTGGCATCTGTTGGTATTGGTGCCTGCTATGTGTAATGGCATTTTGTAATCTTGTAAATAATCTATTCATTagacttttttaattaatcttcAGGATATGCTAATGCTTTTTTTGATCGGTGACACCAAGAACCAGTTTAATCATTTCCATAATATTTGTCTTGcctaattattttttgttgttggtttcCCCCCACTAGGATGCACGTGGAGCCCGGACGATCTCTCTACCTGGTTATGAGGTCAGTGCGGTGTTATCACCCTCAGAGAAGTCAGAAGGCAAACATGTGTTCAGGCTGAGTAACTCCCAGCATGCAATGCTCTTCAGTGCTCCAGATGTAGAGTTAATGGACAAATGGGTGGATCTCCTGTCCTATGCTGCAAACGGTGTGGCTTCGGAGACATCATTAAGCGTGACGGAACACCGTAAGAGCCAATGAGGACGAGATATTAAAGCAACAGAACTTTGTCTTACAGAACTTGCTACTTGAATTCACGTTATCCTCAgcactttttgctttttttaaattttttttttagtttgtagttccACTTCACTTTTTGCATGCTTCTTTCACAAAAGCACAGGATGCATTTGTACAGATAAACAAAATGCGCCACCTTTTCTGCAACAGTTGTGCTGGTGTGTGGCTGGTTCCTAAATACACTGTTCCCCTCACCcccaaaaaactattttgtattataatagATATGGTtgttatggattttttttttattattattattgaatgtTACTTGCTGAATGTTTTATGACTTAAAAGGTTAAAAGTTCATGTAAATTATCTGTTTAGCATTAACTCACATTTACTTTTGCTAAAATACTGCCTTTACTGtgtattcattttcttttcctctttgcTAGCAAACCATGTTCTGCTCCTGCACCACATTGTGGCTTTGTAGCCTCTTTTTAAAGTTCAGGATTATGAAAGAGGAACCTCCATTTTAAATCTAACGAACAATGGTGGCAGGCCACTACTGTAATATCATCTCATTAGTATTGTCTTTTCCCAACTCAGTCATTTCATCTGTGTTTCATTTCGATTCTACTGTACATGGCCCTTTAAGCAATCTGGCATAATTGCACCCTTTCAGTACATctgctgtatttgtactgtattgtaaGTACTGTAAGCTTAAGTTATCACTTGTAAGTGAAGCAAATAAGTCTTGTGAGTCTGAAAATGGATCTTATCATGCCTGCAGCATCCCATATttataattcatgcttttaaaaaacCCTGCCTCCTGAACATAGATTTTAACCAACTAACCAAGATAActgtgttcttttttcttttttttttttttcttaaccagAAGTGTTCACAAAATGAACTGTCTACCTTATCATCAGAATAAAATAACATCTGGTTTCCatctttcatatttattttcacattatttatagttaaatttctgtaatgttttttttctctctcatttacacctttgttttatttgtgtgcTTTAGATTGTGTTTAACAGTAAGTAGGTCTTAAGTCAGAAAGTCATGCATCACATACTGTGGCGTGTTTTGACAATAAGGTGGTGCCTTCGGGTTCAGTTCCTGTTGCCTGTGGTTAGAGGTTGTCTGTCTTTCTATAGCTAAAGGTATCAGTACTAGtggttttgaaaatgtttttgtttctacAATAGCAGGTAAATGTTTCtaaataatggtaaaaaaaaaaaaatttaaatgcagcAGCCTTTGAGAATAAACTTaccatgaataaataatataacataaaataaaccagGACATTTTGGGCCTGTGGACGttcaatacagaaaaaaatcatatcatATATAAAAATCTTGAGAGATATTTTCAATGGTGTCTGTGGCTGCacctgtacagtaagtgtgtgtgaattgTTCAAATGTCACCAGAAAATACAGCTGATGTCTGTGCAGCTGATGTGCTATTAACATAAATAGGGTTTATTCTGATCATGTTTGCTCTCATGTCTTCTATGCATATATATTTAGCAGTGTGATAGAGCATGTCTCTTCAGtctccatgtaaaaaaaaaaaaaaaagacaagtatAATAGACTCCTTAAAGAAATCCTGTCATTTGGCTTTGTCCTTGCTTGTAATATACAgtgcatgtatatacagtaggtgtgtaattgtgtatgtttttagatctttaatcTAAGTGACAGATGTTGCACAGAAATGCTTTGAATGAAGTCAGACTGCAGATGACAAAAATCCACTCAACCAAAATGAACTGTAAACAAAAAACCCTAAGAATAATCCAagataccattgttatgcaaaATCTACTGCATTTTCTAATCAGCTTTTTACTAACACAGTACGTAGAGACCATAAACCTGGGCTTTAAACTTTATTCAACCAAACGCAAGTCAAGGCTTCTCTTGTGTAATTCCACACATTTAGCTGCTTCACTATTAGGAAGTGAGCCCACATGCCTGTACATTCCTGTATTAGGGGTTGTGTGTGCGTAAATGTTTCGCAAGTTATTTCTCAAACATTTGGAAATCTTTGACCCTGATGAAGGAGGTCCAGCATTAATGTGTTACCCGTGCAGTGATGTACAGTGTGACTTCATGTTAATGGGCATTGATGTGTGGGGGCTACAAGCAAAACCCACTTGTGTTCTATTTGCAATATTGAAATACAGATCAGCCTACATGGCATGTCAGGTGAGCTTTGATCTTCAAAACAACTAAAAAGTGCAAGGGGTGTGTAGTAACCACTGAGCAACTGTACCGTGGGTATTTTATCAGATTTCACTAAAGCATTTTACTAGGTGCTAAAATCGTTTGTGTCAAGACTACTATGGTAGAGTTAAAGTTAGCCTACAGTTAACCTACTGTAAAcaattaaatgataatttttttcattattagcCACAGGTTTGTTGGAATGTATGTATTTTGCGACAAATGTGCCACAACTTTTTCCCATGCAAATTAGGTTTGTGCAAATTTATAATCCGAAAGAGtagattagatttaactttgtcattgtgcaatgagcatgtacagagccaatgaaatgcagaTAGCATCCAACCAGAAATGCGTaagtggttgttgttttttgtaaaaataaataaataaataaataattaaatatggcAAGTAGGTATATAGATCCATATTTAGAGGGGTGTACAGGAATAAGTTAAGGCCTCTTAGAATTTAAAACACAACTGGATTGGTGTAATAATGCATAAGATAAAGTCATTTACTAAATAAAACAGGAACAACAACGCAGTGTAACAGTACAATTACAAAACATAATGTGttgttggtattattattattattctcaaaTTAGAAAACAGCGAAGCATATCTCTCTCGACTCGACCACTTCCTGACTCATGTCAAACTGTTTGACGTAAATGACGAAAAGCGCGTTACACTTACACTTCTGCTTATctgaagagggaaaaaaagaaaaaaaaagtaagacttGTCTACAGAGCCTCCTGTCGTCGTAGTAAACTACTCTCTACTCTCTAGGCGTTAACCTTATCACCAGCTTTAAGGCAAAAACTCTGTGTTTACTCTGTACTGCTCAACAGCTTCGGGCTCAGGAACTGTCAGTTTGTTGTTTCCTGAGATCAGGTGCTTGATGGAGTCCAATCTGACCACTCGAAATAGAACCCGGACTGGAGACAAACCAGgtaacccaaaaatattaacgCACACACGTACGTAGGCCTAATAAAAGCATTGCATATGTTTACACATATTTCATACGTTGCCTTGGTGTGTATGATTACACATTCGATGATGTTTCATCTTTGTATGCATTGAATAAAATATGAGGAATGTATGTAGTTCATCCATATTATTTTAATGGCTTTGGGATCAATGAGAGGCACAAATGGAACAGTTTTTCTGTTTTACATTTGTTGATTTGTGTAATGCATACCATTAACCTGTTGCATTTAAAGTAGGAAGAATTAATGCAGAAATAAGTTTGGACTCAATGACGGCTGAGACTCGGGtcgtttttttaaagcagatttaGGTACTATAACTGTGTGGCCTTTACATAGCAGCAGCTCATTTGCATATCTGTCAGCCTTCCAGTTTTCATTTTAGttttatgcacatttttttgctttta
This region of Clarias gariepinus isolate MV-2021 ecotype Netherlands chromosome 9, CGAR_prim_01v2, whole genome shotgun sequence genomic DNA includes:
- the fgd gene encoding faciogenital dysplasia, with amino-acid sequence MEESLFGKMQGIPTSDLSSPLIQYSCGSVDLVLKKKTSLLPRSCQSHIVGKSCQPASAAQRKPTSQRPQVPPKPPHLRTPRQDHSKWPQQIPPAPCRPLPVPPPKPKTLASKPEKHPAKSVCFLIEKFENSRAPILGVQPKSAFHLHLRMEAPAPEITQPPQFNESELHVSGNMLLMDEISLTKDIEMPALDCLRIDCVSDTGSQDKLDQQSHSGDLDINHSGSDNIHNDAENTVKDVDHNNIDAGHNVGGLIGGPCAGQVSDVTEANGKIPNRDSGIDSPCCGAEGEAFPNEVPIEEEERNDSIATETESVSCVTISNKRDSTQDEDSDLDEGSSEEPESLEGKGLQTESQKLFNIAQELLHTEEAYVKRLNLLDQVFCTKLTEAGIPTDVINGIFSNISSIYRFHHQFLLPELQTRINQEWNTTPRIGDILQKLAPFMKMYGEYVKNFDPAMDLVNTWIQRSTHFKSVVQNIQKQDVCGNLTLQHHMLEPVQRIPRYELLLKDYLKKLPSEAQDRKDAEKALDLISTAANHSNAAIKKMEKMNKLLEVYERLGGEEDIVNPANELIKEGHIKKMSAKNGTAQDRYLYLFNNMLLYCVPKLRLMGQKFSVRERIDIAGMEVQENVKQNTAHTFAIIGKQRSLELQARNAEEKQEWIQVILATVDKQKQNSETFNKAFSSSLSRDDEHAPDSPSTWSNTSLDLEGGVNERRSSKKRDKEKETCKGCNETFHFTKRKHHCKNCGAAVCGKCSKVSEVKNIRMCKHCFEILQGPDGTPGGSAEQKKKTAVEKQLSLTDDSCVLCSQLQVQEKGKNWTKTVVAITKAEPLMLYLQTGSQDARGARTISLPGYEVSAVLSPSEKSEGKHVFRLSNSQHAMLFSAPDVELMDKWVDLLSYAANGVASETSLSVTEHRKSQ